In the Juglans microcarpa x Juglans regia isolate MS1-56 chromosome 6D, Jm3101_v1.0, whole genome shotgun sequence genome, one interval contains:
- the LOC121234972 gene encoding (-)-germacrene D synthase-like, translating into MSLQISALAAPKAKNHIMPEINRRSANFQPSIWGDHFLSYASEFLETDVKMRQQIQELKENVRTMLTATVEKPSQKLNLVDAIQRLGVSYHFDNEIQAILQQLQKTHESDELEYNDDLHTVALLFRLLRQDGYYVSCDMFNKFKDSKENFKGSLCNDVKGILSLYEATHLRVKGEDILDEALVFTTTHLESVASQLSGPLAAQVTHALKQPIRKGLQRLEARHYFSVYQEDASHDKVLLKFAKLDFNLLQKVHQKELSDIASWWKDLDFPRKLPFIRDRVVECYFWILGVYFEPQYCFARRMLTKVISMTSVIDDIYDVYGSIEELDLFTEAIERWDMSAADKLPEYMKMSYQALLDVYTEMEQNLGKEKSYRVHYAIEAMKNQVRAYHHEAKWFHQKYIPTMDEYMPLALVTSAYAMLATTSLVGMGEIVTKDSFEWLFSDPKMVTASAVVCRLMDDIVSHKFEQKRGHVASAVECYMTQYGVIEEEAVRELRKQVTDAWKDINKECLYPTEVPMPILMRVLNLARVIDVVYKDEDGYTHAGIVLKDFVASLMVDPLPL; encoded by the exons ATGTCTCTTCAAATTTCAGCACTAGCTGCTCCAAAAGCTAAGAATCATATCATGCCAGAAATTAACCGTCGCTCAGCTAATTTTCAACCCAGCATTTGGGGTGACCATTTCCTCTCATATGCTTCTGAATTCCTG GAAACAGATGtgaaaatgaggcaacaaattCAGGAATTGAAGGAAAATGTGAGGACGATGCTCACGGCTACGGTTGAGAAGCCTTCACAAAAACTGAACTTGGTTGATGCAATTCAGCGCTTAGGCGTGTCTTACCATTTCGATAATGAGATTCAAGCAATTCTGCAACAACTGCAGAAGACTCATGAAAGTGATGAACTTGAATATAATGATGACCTTCACACTGTTGCCCTGCTGTTTCGACTACTTAGACAAGACGGCTATTATGTCTCGTGCG ATATGTTCAACAAGTTCAAGGACAGCAAAGAGAATTTTAAGGGATCGCTTTGCAATGATGTGAAAGGAATTTTAAGCTTGTATGAAGCCACACATCTCAGGGTAAAAGGTGAAGATATATTGGATGAGGCTCTTGTCTTCACTACCACACATCTTGAGTCTGTAGCATCCCAATTAAGCGGGCCTCTAGCAGCACAAGTAACCCATGCCTTGAAACAGCCTATCCGGAAAGGACTACAAAGGCTAGAGGCAAGGCATTACTTTTCTGTATACCAAGAAGACGCTTCACATGATAAAGTTCTTCTTAAGTTTGCAAAGTTGGATTTCAACCTATTGCAAAAAGTGCACCAGAAAGAACTTTCTGACATTGCCAG CTGGTGGAAAGACTTGGACTTTCCAAGGAAGCTACCCTTTATCAGAGACAGGGTGGTTGAGTGCTATTTTTGGATACTGGGAGTGTACTTTGAGCCCCAATATTGCTTTGCTAGGAGGATGCTAACCAAAGTGATCTCCATGACCTCTGTTATTGATGATATCTATGATGTGTATGGTTCAATTGAAGAACTTGACCTCTTTACTGAAGCAATCGAGAG GTGGGATATGAGTGCTGCAGATAAACTCCCGGAGTACATGAAGATGAGTTACCAGGCACTCCTAGACGTTTACACTGAAATGGAGCAAAAcctaggaaaagaaaaatcgtATCGTGTTCACTATGCAATAGAAGCA ATGAAGAATCAAGTTAGAGCATACCACCATGAAGCCAAATGGTTCCACCAGAAATACATACCAACAATGGACGAATATATGCCCCTTGCTCTTGTTACCTCTGCCTACGCAATGTTAGCAACCACATCCTTAGTCGGAATGGGAGAAATTGTCACAAAGGATTCCTTCGAATGGTTGTTCAGTGACCCTAAAATGGTCACAGCCTCAGCAGTGGTTTGCCGACTCATGGATGACATCGTGTCACACAag TTTGAGCAAAAGAGAGGGCACGTTGCTTCGGCTGTTGAATGCTACATGACACAGTACGGTGTTATAGAGGAAGAAGCAGTCCGTGAATTGAGGAAACAAGTGACAGATGCGTGGAAGGATATAAACAAAGAGTGCCTCTACCCAACCGAAGTCCCCATGCCAATTCTCATGCGAGTTCTCAACCTTGCACGTGTCATTGATGTCGTGTACAAGGATGAAGATGGCTACACACATGCTGGAATTGTGCTCAAAGATTTTGTAGCGTCTTTAATGGTGGATCCTTTGCCCTTATAA